The sequence TTCGCATCGGCGAAGATGTGGAACTCGTACTCCGGCCCCCACTGCGAGAGGTCGGCGATGCGGAGTCGCGCAGCGCCTTCTCGGCTCTTCGCGCCGAGAGGTGCCGGCTGTCCTGGTTGAACGGCGTACGCGCGTCGTCGGCCAGGTGCGCCTGCGCGAACATCGTCGCGTCGGCCGCTTGCGGAACGGGTCGAGGCAAGCCGTGTCCAGGTCGGGGATCATCACCATGTCGCTGGCTTCAACCTTCAGGAAGCCGTAGCTGGATCCGTCGAAGCCGATCCCTTCGCTGCAGACATCCTCCGTGAAGCGCGAAAGCGGGAACGACAGGTGGTGCAGACGGCCCGCCAGATCGAGCATCTTCAGATCGATGAACTCGATGCCGCGGGATTCGGCGTCGCGCCGCACCTCGGAGAACGTCTTCGGAGT comes from bacterium and encodes:
- a CDS encoding glutamine synthetase: MTPKTFSEVRRDAESRGIEFIDLKMLDLAGRLHHLSFPLSRFTEDVCSEGIGFDGSSYGFLKVEASDMVMIPDLDTACLDPFRKRPTRRCSRRRTWPTTRVRRSTRTAGTSRREEPRRRCATPHRRPLAVGAGVRVPHLRRCEPCVRAPMTRASACTGRGAPVSERIPCLQSA